ATTCTTGAACTCTCTAATGGGAGTCCCATCAACTGAAAAACTGAAATACATAACAGAAATTAATTAGTCGATGAATAATAGAGAAAGATGTTACTTTAGTTAGTGTTACAAATTAAAACTCGGGTTAATAGCATGGGGTGCTTACACAATGCGCTGTGGATTCCAGAGAATGGAATAGGTGTGGAAATCAGCAGTTGGGTCAAACCAGAGGTAGAATTGCTGCTCTCTGTTTCCTTTGCCTTGGCTGAAGATATTAGTGTGAAGAATGTAGGGGTCGCCACTCAAGTTTCCCAAGAACTCAAAGTCTATCTCATCCCATGTAGACCCTTCTGATTTTAACTGCACAAGTTAATACAGGTAACGATATTAATAACTTAGTCCCAAAAAGGAACAGAGAAATGCTTGCAAGATAGTTTGAAGCAAAGTGAATTAATCCAAGACGAAGACATACATAGTAGGCTGTGACGGTGCCAGCAGAGTTTCCGGCAACAAGTTTGAGCTGCATGTCAATCTTGCCGAATAGATATTCGTTTGTGGATTCAAAACCAGAGCCAGAGGCTTTGTCGAGGGCGAGAGTAAGAAGCTGGCCGTCGTTGAGTATCTTGGCTCGACCGTCGCCCCATGTAATCTTGAAGTCCTGGTTGAAGTTACCCGCAGAGGCAGCCATGAAAGAGCTAATTGCAAGAAGAGGAATAATAAGCAACACTAATGAAGCCACTGAAGAAGCCATGGAGTATAGTGTTGGAATTCAATGAAGTAGCTGGTGAACTTATGGAATGAGGTGTAGTgatgaagagaagaaaatgagatGAGTATGAAGTAGAGGAAGAGCTTGGTAGGAATTTATATAGGAGGATATGCGGCATGCTATAGCTTAGCTGGGAAAGTAGGAAGAAGAGAGTGACAGGAAGTTTGGAAGGAAGCTTCCGTCAACTTTGCTGTGGACAGTTGGCTGCTTACATAAAAACTAGTAATTTGTTAGCTCACTTAGCTGTCCAGAATCGCACTACCAAACACATCCAAACCCCCCAAAATGATTATTAGCACTTTATCACCAAACGcgcttttgagttttgaggaAGATCAAAGTTTCAAAGTTTCGAAGTTTTATGTACATGTGCACCCCTCTAGGAACTTTTAAACTTGTTCATGTCTCATTCTA
This is a stretch of genomic DNA from Argentina anserina chromosome 4, drPotAnse1.1, whole genome shotgun sequence. It encodes these proteins:
- the LOC126792820 gene encoding probable xyloglucan endotransglucosylase/hydrolase protein 23; translated protein: MASSVASLVLLIIPLLAISSFMAASAGNFNQDFKITWGDGRAKILNDGQLLTLALDKASGSGFESTNEYLFGKIDMQLKLVAGNSAGTVTAYYLKSEGSTWDEIDFEFLGNLSGDPYILHTNIFSQGKGNREQQFYLWFDPTADFHTYSILWNPQRIVFSVDGTPIREFKNQESNGVPFLKSQAMRIHSSLWNADDWATRGGLVKTDWSAAPFTASYRNFNAEACIWSSGSSSCSSTSTTNGDWLSQELDNTSQERMKWVQKNYMIYNYCADVKRFPQGLPVECSTS